A section of the Triplophysa dalaica isolate WHDGS20190420 chromosome 8, ASM1584641v1, whole genome shotgun sequence genome encodes:
- the map2 gene encoding microtubule-associated protein 2 isoform X3, which produces MADGRQPEDSAPQWSTPGAQGSSSPGGHGENGFSSSYRACQPGGAHAGSATAYAKENGFNGDLTSGHAVTAEQVSARIVQEVTAEAVAVLKGEQELNPDSAVRLPSVEDSANLPPSPPPSPAAEHFGPLEQDVGDEEEAGPLRRFQNSRERCKFLAPSISVSVPEDDPYHSDEEYYEHPLFSPEWTRSGSRPPGQAAAFRQIEEETIESLSAAEEEEEETSEAAATAAALEEQEEEEEEEEEQWSGEEPEQESPSELPERAEVIGEAQALPGLQSEVHTQAAIAANKAPNGRVEEAGGHESPAEALKMEAERTDPIGMDFTESAMHLDDLPSYESLARDTDMPESPFAKTYPMRDFELPPSGLGHAKEPLEAPLERPDGQSCDVIEPLTEKTCDLSNIHKTESGHAQDKQMEVTAMAKPDELEGDMKDKSGMSAYFETTTIKTDAARSQGEGYYELSTTSEEQKVSLGNLPLPEISYSSLAQTQFLEVNPDLSKSTADTIKTTSPVDRRDDSRLSPGKLALEQRSYSLNITIGAMDHDVQGRPRNFSPLATDIMSHTSGSLDESADYLPATTPSVDKIPQFPSTIMETTTPSSPPAQTTVSDGSKSPQAESPESPVQVKGFYKNGTVMAPDLPEMLDLAGSRSRLASDNADPEMLRRKSVPMDMTSMVSDSLEYLLKSEPSQMAAKREMQLEEQGYCVFSEYSGPMPSPADVHSPMDTSPHIFNTVISEEKELGFVGERECLWSDDLKTEELVAPQVKEEEVMRSKEDSFERESAVAEKSTTETQQDKVDPFKAETLQEISVTSPENENEHLDKQIETFITPKVTVTLEDAKPDLDAIFAAETEAEIADYERQIRKLEMEDRPLSMEEERELQELREKVKNKPDLVHQEAYEEVDAEDVYQLTGVAKDRIARPLRPSPASSVESATEEEKIHIVETEKPKSPEVLKADPNRLSPVGSFEKYFREERPSEQEVKQKDTVESLKEKAVEEQPTPAFSKTEEKPSEQQVIQKDTIVESLEEKPVEEQPHPVPSETAEAPVDTTVIQEIEEDVEIAEEPEEIIPETKPALEEKPVADKLEPDEIAVEKDEVNVVENEELEEELLEGAKAAEDIVESRAAIESVVMVEDDFITVVQTIDEGEVSGHSVRFSAPNEEERPKLLDEEEEEESVEMAQEVEIEAASVEEIVDVPEQNEPPVCPVKEIEIQESEAPSQSYDDYKDETTIDDSILDSSWMDTQADDDKSLATEKIEPLPKASPVKKPHAEKPVKQKTKGSRVKGRIMTPERKHVRKEPVPIQKEEMKKKKAVIKKPDFTKKSDIQTCSPSRKGVVKTTVRHPRPTQHHACVKRKPTVSADGRLPFSVARHSRDRASTSNSTTLTKIPTSKMRAAALVPARPYTVCSSNKNSPMGEGDLNEPRPSSAGQQVSVNVLVVKDGGSRSPEKRSSLPRPASILTRRQHTGDHEESSTSITSSGSTAPRRPTSFRTEVRAEHRTGRSSSMTGTEAARSRSVGNSTPRTPGSTAITPGTPPSYSCRTPGTPRTPGTPKSLSLLSQEKKVAILRTPPKSPATTPKQLRILNQPLPDLKNVKSKIGSTDNIKYQPKGGQIQILNKKLDLGHVSSKCRSKDNLKHSPQGGNVHIPTNKIDLSHVTSKCGSLDNIRHKPGGGNVRIGSVKLDFREKAHAKVGSLDNAHHTPGGGQIQIESHKLMFRDTAKARVDHGADIVIETAGLSGGTSPHRHSHMSSSGSINMLESPQLATLAEDVTAALAKQGL; this is translated from the exons AACAAGTGTCAGCGCGGATCGTGCAGGAGGTAACAGCTGAAGCGGTCGCGGTTCTCAAAGGAGAGCAGGAGCTGAATCCGGACTCTGCCGTCAGGCTGCCCTCAG TGGAAGACTCTGCAAACCTGCCGCCCTCTCCTCCACCGTCTCCGGCAGCAGAGCATTTTGGACCGCTGGAACAAG ATGTAGGGGATGAGGAGGAAGCAGGTCCTCTCCGCCGCTTCCAAAATTCTCGCGAGAGGTGCAAGTTCCTCGCCCCCTCCATCTCAGTGTCTGTGCCTGAGGATGACCCCTACCACTCTGATGAGGAATACTATGAACACCCTTTATTCAGCCCAGAGTGGACGCGCTCGGGCTCTCGCCCCCCAGGGCAGGCCGCCGCGTTTAGACAGATCGAAG AGGAGACCATAGAGAGTCTCTCAGCTgcggaggaggaagaggaggagactTCGGAAGCcgcagcaacagcagcagctCTAGAGGAacaggaggaggaagaggaggaagaggaggagcaGTGGAGTGGGGAGGAGCCTGAACAGGAATCCCCATCCGAGCTCCCAGAACGGGCAGAGGTCATAGGCGAGGCCCAGGCTCTGCCCGGCCTGCAGTCCGAGGTTCATACACAGGCAGCTATAGCTGCCAACAAGGCCCCTAATGGGCGAGTTGAGGAGGCAGGGGGGCATGAAAGCCCTGCAGAAG CTTTGAAGATGGAAGCGGAGAGGACAGATCCCATTGGCATGGACTTCACTGAATCTGCAATGCACCTAGATGATCTCCCATCCTACGAGAGTCTTGCCAGAGACACAGATATGCCAGAAAGCCCCTTTGCTAAAACATATCCCATGCGGGATTTTGAATTGCCTCCAAGTGGCCTGGGTCATGCCAAAGAACCTTTAGAAGCTCCATTGGAAAGGCCTGATGGGCAGAGTTGTGACGTGATAGAGCCTTTAACCGAAAAAACATGTGACTTAAGCAATATACACAAGACTGAATCAGGTCATGCACAAGACAAACAAATGGAAGTCACAGCCATGGCAAAACCTGATGAACTAGAAGGGGACATGAAGGACAAATCTGGAATGTCTGCTTATTTTGAGACCACTACAATTAAGACCGATGCTGCCAGGTCTCAAGGGGAAGGTTATTATGAGCTGAGTACTACATCGGAGGAGCAGAAAGTCTCTCTTGGTAACCTCCCGCTTCCTGAAATCAGCTACAGTTCCCTAGCTCAAACACAGTTCTTGGAAGTCAATCCGGATCTTTCAAAAAGTACTGCAGACACAATTAAGACTACTTCACCGGTAGACAGAAGAGATGACAGTAGGCTGTCTCCTGGAAAACTGGCTCTAGAGCAGAGAAGCTACTCTTTGAATATCACCATTGGTGCAATGGATCATGATGTCCAAGGGCGACCCAGGAACTTCTCTCCGTTAGCTACCGACATCATGTCTCATACTAGCGGGAGCCTTGACGAATCTGCTGATTATCTTCCTGCCACCACTCCGTCAGTGGATAAAATACCTCAATTTCCTTCTACGATCATGGAGACAACTACTCCATCATCTCCACCTGCCCAAACCACAGTCAGTGATGGCAGTAAGAGTCCACAAGCTGAGTCCCCAGAATCACCTGTCCAAGTGAAGGGCTTTTACAAGAACGGCACAGTCATGGCCCCAGATCTGCCTGAAATGTTGGATCTGGCCGGATCGCGATCAAGGCTAGCATCTGACAATGCTGATCCAGAAATGTTGAGGAGGAAGTCTGTTCCTATGGACATGACTTCTATGGTGAGTGATTCCTTAGAATATTTACTGAAAAGTGAGCCGAGTCAAATGGCCGCAAAGAGGGAAATGCAACTGGAGGAGCAAGGTTATTGTGTCTTTAGTGAATACTCTGGTCCTATGCCATCCCCTGCAGATGTGCACAGTCCAATGGATACTTCTCCTCATATCTTTAACACTGTGATTTCAGAGGAGAAGGAACTTGGTTTTGTTGGTGAAAGGGAGTGTTTGTGGTCTGATGATCTGAAGACAGAAGAGTTAGTTGCACCACaagtaaaagaagaagaagtAATGCGAAGTAAGGAAGATTCATTTGAAAGAGAGAGTGCAGTTGCTGAAAAATCTACTACTGAGACTCAGCAAGATAAAGTTGATCCCTTCAAGGCTGAAACTTTGCAAGAAATTAGTGTAACGTCACCTGAAAATGAGAACGAACACTTAGACAAACAAATTGAAACTTTTATTACCCCAAAGGTGACTGTTACTCTGGAAGATGCAAAGCCTGACCTTGATGCTATATTTGCAGCTGAAACAGAAGCCGAAATAGCTGACTACGAGAGGCAAATACGCAAATTAGAAATGGAGGACCGCCCTTTAAGCATGGAGGAGGAAAGAGAGCTCCAAGAGCTCAGAGAGAAGGTTAAGAATAAACCAGACCTTGTTCACCAGGAAGCCTATGAAGAGGTTGATGCGGAAGATGTGTATCAACTCACTGGAGTTGCGAAGGACAGGATTGCCAGACCTCTCAGACCATCCCCAGCATCTTCAGTAGAAAGTGCTACAGAGGAGGAGAAAATCCACATTGTTGAGACTGAAAAACCTAAATCACCAGAGGTTCTAAAAGCAGATCCTAATAGATTATCCCCCGTTGGATCTTTTGAGAAGTATTTTAGAGAGGAGAGGCCTTCTGAGCAGGAGGTAAAGCAGAAAGACACAGTGGAATCCCTCAAGGAGAAAGCTGTTGAGGAGCAACCAACACCAGCTTTTTCAAAGACAGAGGAGAAACCTTCTGAGCAACAGGTAATTCAGAAAGATACTATCGTGGAGTCCCTTGAAGAAAAACCTGTGGAGGAGCAACCTCACCCAGTACCTTCAGAGACAGCGGAGGCTCCTGTAGACACCACTGTAATTCAAGAAATTGAGGAAGATGTTGAAATTGCTGAGGAGCCTGAAGAGATCATCCCAGAAACAAAACCAGCCCTAGAAGAGAAACCAGTGGCAGACAAATTGGAGCCAGATGAGATTGCAGTAGAGAAAGATGAGGTTAATGTTGTTGAGAATGAAGAACTTGAGGAGGAATTATTGGAAGGAGCCAAGGCAGCAGAGGACATTGTTGAGTCTCGAGCTGCAATTGAGTCAGTTGTGATGGTGGAAGATGATTTCATTACAGTGGTGCAGACCATTGATGAAGGAGAGGTCTCTGGACACAGTGTACGCTTCTCGGCCCCCAATGAAGAGGAACGTCCAAAACTCCTcgatgaagaagaggaggaggagtcTGTGGAGATGGCACAAGAAGTTGAAATAGAGGCTGCAAGTGTAGAAGAAATTGTAGATGTCCCAGAGCAAAATGAGCCTCCAGTTTGTCCAGTTAAAGAGATAGAAATACAAGAGAGTGAAGCACCATCTCAAAGCTATGATGACTACAAAGATGAAACTACCATTGATGACTCCATTTTAGACAGCTCCTGGATGGACACGCAAG CAGACGATGATAAGAGCTTAGCAACTGAGAAGATTGAGCCTCTACCCAAAGCCAGCCCTGTCAAGAAACCGCATGCAGAGAAACCGGTCAAACAGAAAACTAAGGGCAGCAGGGTCAAAGGACGAATCATGACCCCTGAGCGTAAACATGTTCGCAAGGAGCCGGTGCCCATCCAGAAAGAAGagatgaagaagaaaaaag CTGTGATTAAGAAGCCtgatttcacaaaaaaatctgatattcaGACGTGCTCTCCTTCGCGGAAGGGTGTTGTAAAGACTACCGTAAGGCACCCTAGACCTACCCAACATCACGCGTGTGTTAAGCGGAAACCCACAG TATCTGCAGATGGACGACTGCCCTTCAGTGTGGCCAGGCACTCCAGAGATCGGGCATCT ACCTCCAATTCCACAACACTAACAAAGATCCCCACCTCTAAAATGCGGGCAGCGGCCTTGGTGCCAGCCCGACCTTACACCGTCTGCTCCTCCAATAAAAACAGCCCAATGGGGGAGGGGGATCTTAATGAGCCCCGCCCTTCTTCAGCGGGTCAACAAGTTTCAGTAAACGTACTTGTAGTTAAG GATGGTGGATCTCGGAGCCCAGAGAAGAGGTCGTCCCTGCCACGGCCAGCATCCATACTTACTCGCCGCCAACATACAGGTGACCATGAGGAGAGCTCCACTTCTATCACCAGCTCTGGGTCCACAGCACCACGCAGGCCAACAT CGTTCCGTACTGAAGTCAGAGCAGAGCACAGGACAGGCAGGTCTTCTAGTATGACAG GCACAGAGGCTGCTCGCTCCCGCTCTGTTGGCAACTCCACACCCCGTACACCCGGCTCAACTGCCATCACTCCTGGCACCCCTCCAAGTTACTCCTGCCGTACCCCAGGGACACCTCGTACTCCAGGCACCCCTAAATCCCTCAGCCTGCTGTCCCAGGAAAAGAAAGTGGCCATCCTCCGCACACCTCCAAAATCCCCTGCCACTACACCCAAACAGCTGCGCATCTTAAACCAGCCGCTTCCTGACCTCAAGAACGTCAAGTCCAAGATCGGTTCTACTGACAACATCAAGTACCAGCCCAAAGGGGGCCAG attcaaATTTTAAACAAGAAGCTGGACTTAGGTCACGTATCGTCAAAGTGCAGATCCAAGGATAATCTGAAGCATTCACCTCAGGGAGGCAAT GTGCACATTCCGACCAATAAGATTGACCTAAGTCATGTGACCTCTAAGTGTGGATCATTGGACAACATCCGCCACAAGCCAG GGGGCGGTAATGTGCGCATTGGGAGCGTGAAGCTGGACTTTAGAGAAAAGGCCCATGCAAAGGTGGGTTCACTCGACAATGCCCACCACACTCCCGGAGGAGGACAGATACAG ATCGAAAGCCATAAGCTGATGTTCCGGGACACGGCAAAAGCACGGGTGGATCACGGGGCGGATATTGTGATTGAAACGGCTGGGCTGTCGGGCGGTACCTCCCCCCACCGTCACAGCCACATGTCCTCATCCGGAAGCATCAACATGCTTGAGTCGCCACAGCTGGCCACACTGGCGGAGGATGTGACCGCCGCCCTGGCTAAACAGGGCTTGTGA
- the map2 gene encoding microtubule-associated protein 2 isoform X11 has product MADGRQPEDSAPQWSTPGAQGSSSPGGHGENGFSSSYRACQPGGAHAGSATAYAKENGFNGDLTSGHAVTAEQVSARIVQEVTAEAVAVLKGEQELNPDSAVRLPSVEDSANLPPSPPPSPAAEHFGPLEQDVGDEEEAGPLRRFQNSRERCKFLAPSISVSVPEDDPYHSDEEYYEHPLFSPEWTRSGSRPPGQAAAFRQIEEEETIESLSAAEEEEEETSEAAATAAALEEQEEEEEEEEEQWSGEEPEQESPSELPERAEVIGEAQALPGLQSEVHTQAAIAANKAPNGRVEEAGGHESPAEALKMEAERTDPIGMDFTESAMHLDDLPSYESLARDTDMPESPFAKTYPMRDFELPPSGLGHAKEPLEAPLERPDGQSCDVIEPLTEKTCDLSNIHKTESGHAQDKQMEVTAMAKPDELEGDMKDKSGMSAYFETTTIKTDAARSQGEGYYELSTTSEEQKVSLGNLPLPEISYSSLAQTQFLEVNPDLSKSTADTIKTTSPVDRRDDSRLSPGKLALEQRSYSLNITIGAMDHDVQGRPRNFSPLATDIMSHTSGSLDESADYLPATTPSVDKIPQFPSTIMETTTPSSPPAQTTVSDGSKSPQAESPESPVQVKGFYKNGTVMAPDLPEMLDLAGSRSRLASDNADPEMLRRKSVPMDMTSMVSDSLEYLLKSEPSQMAAKREMQLEEQGYCVFSEYSGPMPSPADVHSPMDTSPHIFNTVISEEKELGFVGERECLWSDDLKTEELVAPQVKEEEVMRSKEDSFERESAVAEKSTTETQQDKVDPFKAETLQEISVTSPENENEHLDKQIETFITPKVTVTLEDAKPDLDAIFAAETEAEIADYERQIRKLEMEDRPLSMEEERELQELREKVKNKPDLVHQEAYEEVDAEDVYQLTGVAKDRIARPLRPSPASSVESATEEEKIHIVETEKPKSPEVLKADPNRLSPVGSFEKYFREERPSEQEVKQKDTVESLKEKAVEEQPTPAFSKTEEKPSEQQVIQKDTIVESLEEKPVEEQPHPVPSETAEAPVDTTVIQEIEEDVEIAEEPEEIIPETKPALEEKPVADKLEPDEIAVEKDEVNVVENEELEEELLEGAKAAEDIVESRAAIESVVMVEDDFITVVQTIDEGEVSGHSVRFSAPNEEERPKLLDEEEEEESVEMAQEVEIEAASVEEIVDVPEQNEPPVCPVKEIEIQESEAPSQSYDDYKDETTIDDSILDSSWMDTQADDDKSLATEKIEPLPKASPVKKPHAEKPVKQKTKGSRVKGRIMTPERKHVRKEPVPIQKEEMKKKKAVIKKPDFTKKSDIQTCSPSRKGVVKTTVRHPRPTQHHACVKRKPTVSADGRLPFSVARHSRDRASDGGSRSPEKRSSLPRPASILTRRQHTGDHEESSTSITSSGSTAPRRPTSFRTEVRAEHRTGRSSSMTGTEAARSRSVGNSTPRTPGSTAITPGTPPSYSCRTPGTPRTPGTPKSLSLLSQEKKVAILRTPPKSPATTPKQLRILNQPLPDLKNVKSKIGSTDNIKYQPKGGQIQILNKKLDLGHVSSKCRSKDNLKHSPQGGNVHIPTNKIDLSHVTSKCGSLDNIRHKPGGGNVRIGSVKLDFREKAHAKVGSLDNAHHTPGGGQIQIESHKLMFRDTAKARVDHGADIVIETAGLSGGTSPHRHSHMSSSGSINMLESPQLATLAEDVTAALAKQGL; this is encoded by the exons AACAAGTGTCAGCGCGGATCGTGCAGGAGGTAACAGCTGAAGCGGTCGCGGTTCTCAAAGGAGAGCAGGAGCTGAATCCGGACTCTGCCGTCAGGCTGCCCTCAG TGGAAGACTCTGCAAACCTGCCGCCCTCTCCTCCACCGTCTCCGGCAGCAGAGCATTTTGGACCGCTGGAACAAG ATGTAGGGGATGAGGAGGAAGCAGGTCCTCTCCGCCGCTTCCAAAATTCTCGCGAGAGGTGCAAGTTCCTCGCCCCCTCCATCTCAGTGTCTGTGCCTGAGGATGACCCCTACCACTCTGATGAGGAATACTATGAACACCCTTTATTCAGCCCAGAGTGGACGCGCTCGGGCTCTCGCCCCCCAGGGCAGGCCGCCGCGTTTAGACAGATCGAAG AAGAGGAGACCATAGAGAGTCTCTCAGCTgcggaggaggaagaggaggagactTCGGAAGCcgcagcaacagcagcagctCTAGAGGAacaggaggaggaagaggaggaagaggaggagcaGTGGAGTGGGGAGGAGCCTGAACAGGAATCCCCATCCGAGCTCCCAGAACGGGCAGAGGTCATAGGCGAGGCCCAGGCTCTGCCCGGCCTGCAGTCCGAGGTTCATACACAGGCAGCTATAGCTGCCAACAAGGCCCCTAATGGGCGAGTTGAGGAGGCAGGGGGGCATGAAAGCCCTGCAGAAG CTTTGAAGATGGAAGCGGAGAGGACAGATCCCATTGGCATGGACTTCACTGAATCTGCAATGCACCTAGATGATCTCCCATCCTACGAGAGTCTTGCCAGAGACACAGATATGCCAGAAAGCCCCTTTGCTAAAACATATCCCATGCGGGATTTTGAATTGCCTCCAAGTGGCCTGGGTCATGCCAAAGAACCTTTAGAAGCTCCATTGGAAAGGCCTGATGGGCAGAGTTGTGACGTGATAGAGCCTTTAACCGAAAAAACATGTGACTTAAGCAATATACACAAGACTGAATCAGGTCATGCACAAGACAAACAAATGGAAGTCACAGCCATGGCAAAACCTGATGAACTAGAAGGGGACATGAAGGACAAATCTGGAATGTCTGCTTATTTTGAGACCACTACAATTAAGACCGATGCTGCCAGGTCTCAAGGGGAAGGTTATTATGAGCTGAGTACTACATCGGAGGAGCAGAAAGTCTCTCTTGGTAACCTCCCGCTTCCTGAAATCAGCTACAGTTCCCTAGCTCAAACACAGTTCTTGGAAGTCAATCCGGATCTTTCAAAAAGTACTGCAGACACAATTAAGACTACTTCACCGGTAGACAGAAGAGATGACAGTAGGCTGTCTCCTGGAAAACTGGCTCTAGAGCAGAGAAGCTACTCTTTGAATATCACCATTGGTGCAATGGATCATGATGTCCAAGGGCGACCCAGGAACTTCTCTCCGTTAGCTACCGACATCATGTCTCATACTAGCGGGAGCCTTGACGAATCTGCTGATTATCTTCCTGCCACCACTCCGTCAGTGGATAAAATACCTCAATTTCCTTCTACGATCATGGAGACAACTACTCCATCATCTCCACCTGCCCAAACCACAGTCAGTGATGGCAGTAAGAGTCCACAAGCTGAGTCCCCAGAATCACCTGTCCAAGTGAAGGGCTTTTACAAGAACGGCACAGTCATGGCCCCAGATCTGCCTGAAATGTTGGATCTGGCCGGATCGCGATCAAGGCTAGCATCTGACAATGCTGATCCAGAAATGTTGAGGAGGAAGTCTGTTCCTATGGACATGACTTCTATGGTGAGTGATTCCTTAGAATATTTACTGAAAAGTGAGCCGAGTCAAATGGCCGCAAAGAGGGAAATGCAACTGGAGGAGCAAGGTTATTGTGTCTTTAGTGAATACTCTGGTCCTATGCCATCCCCTGCAGATGTGCACAGTCCAATGGATACTTCTCCTCATATCTTTAACACTGTGATTTCAGAGGAGAAGGAACTTGGTTTTGTTGGTGAAAGGGAGTGTTTGTGGTCTGATGATCTGAAGACAGAAGAGTTAGTTGCACCACaagtaaaagaagaagaagtAATGCGAAGTAAGGAAGATTCATTTGAAAGAGAGAGTGCAGTTGCTGAAAAATCTACTACTGAGACTCAGCAAGATAAAGTTGATCCCTTCAAGGCTGAAACTTTGCAAGAAATTAGTGTAACGTCACCTGAAAATGAGAACGAACACTTAGACAAACAAATTGAAACTTTTATTACCCCAAAGGTGACTGTTACTCTGGAAGATGCAAAGCCTGACCTTGATGCTATATTTGCAGCTGAAACAGAAGCCGAAATAGCTGACTACGAGAGGCAAATACGCAAATTAGAAATGGAGGACCGCCCTTTAAGCATGGAGGAGGAAAGAGAGCTCCAAGAGCTCAGAGAGAAGGTTAAGAATAAACCAGACCTTGTTCACCAGGAAGCCTATGAAGAGGTTGATGCGGAAGATGTGTATCAACTCACTGGAGTTGCGAAGGACAGGATTGCCAGACCTCTCAGACCATCCCCAGCATCTTCAGTAGAAAGTGCTACAGAGGAGGAGAAAATCCACATTGTTGAGACTGAAAAACCTAAATCACCAGAGGTTCTAAAAGCAGATCCTAATAGATTATCCCCCGTTGGATCTTTTGAGAAGTATTTTAGAGAGGAGAGGCCTTCTGAGCAGGAGGTAAAGCAGAAAGACACAGTGGAATCCCTCAAGGAGAAAGCTGTTGAGGAGCAACCAACACCAGCTTTTTCAAAGACAGAGGAGAAACCTTCTGAGCAACAGGTAATTCAGAAAGATACTATCGTGGAGTCCCTTGAAGAAAAACCTGTGGAGGAGCAACCTCACCCAGTACCTTCAGAGACAGCGGAGGCTCCTGTAGACACCACTGTAATTCAAGAAATTGAGGAAGATGTTGAAATTGCTGAGGAGCCTGAAGAGATCATCCCAGAAACAAAACCAGCCCTAGAAGAGAAACCAGTGGCAGACAAATTGGAGCCAGATGAGATTGCAGTAGAGAAAGATGAGGTTAATGTTGTTGAGAATGAAGAACTTGAGGAGGAATTATTGGAAGGAGCCAAGGCAGCAGAGGACATTGTTGAGTCTCGAGCTGCAATTGAGTCAGTTGTGATGGTGGAAGATGATTTCATTACAGTGGTGCAGACCATTGATGAAGGAGAGGTCTCTGGACACAGTGTACGCTTCTCGGCCCCCAATGAAGAGGAACGTCCAAAACTCCTcgatgaagaagaggaggaggagtcTGTGGAGATGGCACAAGAAGTTGAAATAGAGGCTGCAAGTGTAGAAGAAATTGTAGATGTCCCAGAGCAAAATGAGCCTCCAGTTTGTCCAGTTAAAGAGATAGAAATACAAGAGAGTGAAGCACCATCTCAAAGCTATGATGACTACAAAGATGAAACTACCATTGATGACTCCATTTTAGACAGCTCCTGGATGGACACGCAAG CAGACGATGATAAGAGCTTAGCAACTGAGAAGATTGAGCCTCTACCCAAAGCCAGCCCTGTCAAGAAACCGCATGCAGAGAAACCGGTCAAACAGAAAACTAAGGGCAGCAGGGTCAAAGGACGAATCATGACCCCTGAGCGTAAACATGTTCGCAAGGAGCCGGTGCCCATCCAGAAAGAAGagatgaagaagaaaaaag CTGTGATTAAGAAGCCtgatttcacaaaaaaatctgatattcaGACGTGCTCTCCTTCGCGGAAGGGTGTTGTAAAGACTACCGTAAGGCACCCTAGACCTACCCAACATCACGCGTGTGTTAAGCGGAAACCCACAG TATCTGCAGATGGACGACTGCCCTTCAGTGTGGCCAGGCACTCCAGAGATCGGGCATCT GATGGTGGATCTCGGAGCCCAGAGAAGAGGTCGTCCCTGCCACGGCCAGCATCCATACTTACTCGCCGCCAACATACAGGTGACCATGAGGAGAGCTCCACTTCTATCACCAGCTCTGGGTCCACAGCACCACGCAGGCCAACAT CGTTCCGTACTGAAGTCAGAGCAGAGCACAGGACAGGCAGGTCTTCTAGTATGACAG GCACAGAGGCTGCTCGCTCCCGCTCTGTTGGCAACTCCACACCCCGTACACCCGGCTCAACTGCCATCACTCCTGGCACCCCTCCAAGTTACTCCTGCCGTACCCCAGGGACACCTCGTACTCCAGGCACCCCTAAATCCCTCAGCCTGCTGTCCCAGGAAAAGAAAGTGGCCATCCTCCGCACACCTCCAAAATCCCCTGCCACTACACCCAAACAGCTGCGCATCTTAAACCAGCCGCTTCCTGACCTCAAGAACGTCAAGTCCAAGATCGGTTCTACTGACAACATCAAGTACCAGCCCAAAGGGGGCCAG attcaaATTTTAAACAAGAAGCTGGACTTAGGTCACGTATCGTCAAAGTGCAGATCCAAGGATAATCTGAAGCATTCACCTCAGGGAGGCAAT GTGCACATTCCGACCAATAAGATTGACCTAAGTCATGTGACCTCTAAGTGTGGATCATTGGACAACATCCGCCACAAGCCAG GGGGCGGTAATGTGCGCATTGGGAGCGTGAAGCTGGACTTTAGAGAAAAGGCCCATGCAAAGGTGGGTTCACTCGACAATGCCCACCACACTCCCGGAGGAGGACAGATACAG ATCGAAAGCCATAAGCTGATGTTCCGGGACACGGCAAAAGCACGGGTGGATCACGGGGCGGATATTGTGATTGAAACGGCTGGGCTGTCGGGCGGTACCTCCCCCCACCGTCACAGCCACATGTCCTCATCCGGAAGCATCAACATGCTTGAGTCGCCACAGCTGGCCACACTGGCGGAGGATGTGACCGCCGCCCTGGCTAAACAGGGCTTGTGA